In the genome of Salinispirillum sp. LH 10-3-1, one region contains:
- a CDS encoding type IV pilus secretin PilQ yields MMKRVQLPTLSQRLVFLAGLLLMPFATAVDLTDIDFVSLAGGRTEVTLTFNGPAPEASSYEIRQPARISIDMPGVVSTLPQRYYTVTSGNTRAATVLTAGDRTRLVLNLTSLVPHDIEVVNNQLVITVGRSSLSQTGAIAPRAGSVTDLDFRRNPDGEAQIRIQMSDNRADVDIRSVGDRIIVDIPDYELPLALARRIDVLDFATSVSYITARRMGNGARIEIEPNGLFEYAAFQTSNTLSINVKEVKPAVTTAPGVGDTPFSGERISFNFQDIEIRRILQLIADTAGLSLVATDTVTGNITIRLENVPWDQALDLILRSRSLDKRIQGNILLVAPAQEIADQEQQRLTNERALEDLAPLQTEFVQINYATATNVLAFITNDENLLSSRGAASIDTRTNSLLIKETAANLERIRQAIDFIDVPVRQVMLESRIVVARSSLSNEMGIRWGGGALARGGRNFGYMTGGIEGTQGLQNAGAQWADFYSGGPLPAYQDVSVPLNTGFNPVVNMPASSPNATSFTVGFAALDYVLDLELSALESRGRANIVSQPKLITADGERARVASGTEIPYLTEDGIQFRQAVLSMEATPQITPDGRIMLQLLVTQDSPGNLTPGGVSINTNTLETQVLVDNGETLVLGGVYRVEEVEEELKTPILGDLPLIGRFFRSTQKLELKNELLIFITPKLIDERVTIGSR; encoded by the coding sequence ATGATGAAAAGAGTACAACTACCAACCCTGAGCCAGCGCCTAGTATTCTTAGCGGGCCTGCTTTTGATGCCTTTCGCCACCGCCGTTGATTTGACAGATATCGATTTTGTCAGTCTGGCCGGGGGGCGGACCGAGGTGACGTTGACATTTAACGGTCCAGCGCCTGAAGCGTCTTCCTATGAAATAAGGCAGCCAGCGCGCATCTCAATTGATATGCCTGGCGTGGTGAGCACGCTGCCGCAGCGTTATTACACCGTAACCAGTGGTAACACACGAGCGGCCACCGTACTGACCGCTGGTGATCGCACTCGCCTTGTGCTGAATCTGACGTCGTTGGTGCCACACGATATTGAAGTGGTCAACAACCAGCTGGTTATTACCGTTGGACGCTCGAGTCTGTCGCAAACAGGAGCGATCGCGCCACGCGCGGGCAGCGTGACCGATCTCGATTTTAGACGTAATCCCGATGGTGAAGCACAGATTCGCATTCAGATGTCGGATAACCGCGCTGATGTTGATATCCGTTCAGTGGGTGATCGCATCATTGTCGACATTCCGGATTACGAGCTACCGCTGGCGTTAGCACGTCGTATCGATGTTCTCGATTTCGCGACCTCGGTTAGCTACATCACCGCACGCCGCATGGGGAATGGTGCGCGTATCGAGATTGAACCGAATGGTTTATTCGAATATGCGGCTTTTCAGACCTCCAATACGCTGTCCATTAATGTGAAAGAAGTTAAGCCGGCGGTGACAACTGCACCTGGTGTAGGCGATACGCCGTTCAGCGGTGAGCGCATTTCATTCAATTTCCAAGACATTGAAATTCGTCGTATCTTGCAGTTGATTGCTGATACTGCCGGTTTGAGCTTAGTGGCTACGGATACCGTCACCGGTAATATCACCATTCGCTTGGAGAACGTGCCTTGGGATCAGGCGCTCGATCTGATTCTGCGATCGCGCAGTCTGGATAAGAGAATTCAAGGCAATATCTTGTTGGTTGCACCAGCACAAGAGATTGCCGACCAAGAGCAACAGCGCTTGACCAATGAGCGGGCACTGGAAGACTTGGCACCGCTACAAACTGAGTTCGTGCAGATTAACTATGCGACAGCCACGAACGTCTTGGCATTTATTACCAATGACGAAAACCTGTTGTCATCACGTGGTGCCGCGAGCATCGACACACGAACCAACAGCTTGCTGATTAAAGAAACCGCCGCGAACCTAGAGCGTATCCGTCAAGCCATTGACTTTATTGATGTGCCGGTGCGCCAGGTGATGCTCGAAAGCCGCATCGTCGTCGCTCGCTCTTCCTTGAGTAATGAAATGGGTATTCGCTGGGGCGGCGGAGCCTTGGCACGCGGTGGTCGTAATTTCGGCTACATGACCGGTGGTATTGAAGGTACACAGGGCCTACAAAATGCTGGTGCGCAGTGGGCTGATTTCTACAGTGGTGGCCCATTGCCAGCGTATCAGGATGTGTCTGTACCCTTGAATACCGGCTTTAACCCGGTGGTTAATATGCCAGCGAGCAGCCCGAACGCGACGTCGTTCACCGTCGGTTTTGCAGCGTTGGATTACGTATTGGATTTGGAGCTCTCGGCACTGGAAAGCCGCGGTCGTGCCAACATCGTGTCACAGCCGAAGCTGATCACAGCCGATGGCGAGCGCGCTCGGGTAGCCTCCGGTACAGAAATTCCTTATTTGACCGAAGACGGTATTCAGTTCCGCCAAGCCGTGCTGTCAATGGAGGCGACACCACAAATCACACCTGACGGCCGTATCATGTTGCAGCTGTTGGTTACCCAGGATTCACCCGGTAACCTAACACCTGGGGGTGTGTCCATTAACACCAATACCCTGGAAACCCAAGTACTGGTCGATAATGGCGAAACCTTGGTGCTCGGCGGTGTATATCGCGTTGAAGAAGTGGAAGAAGAGCTCAAGACTCCGATTCTGGGCGACTTAC
- a CDS encoding pilus assembly protein PilP, protein MSSNSIRWALNVTAASMVLVLVGCDTGRNFDDIRVRMAELDSRPSGTIPDVPTYDAQELFFYSATDRRSPFQPRVRAEELAVQMQNTGIQPDMDRPRQALEAFRLETLTMVGFLHREGQPVRALIRDPNREVHQVSVGDYLGQNHGRISAITQNGLRVVEIVSNGRGGWLERPQSIDASGQ, encoded by the coding sequence ATGAGCAGTAACAGTATTCGTTGGGCGCTCAACGTGACCGCCGCTTCAATGGTGTTGGTATTGGTGGGCTGCGATACCGGTCGGAACTTCGATGACATACGGGTGCGCATGGCAGAGCTCGACAGCCGCCCATCGGGCACGATTCCGGATGTGCCGACGTACGATGCGCAAGAATTGTTCTTCTATTCTGCGACCGATCGTCGCTCGCCGTTTCAGCCTCGTGTACGCGCCGAAGAATTGGCGGTGCAAATGCAGAATACCGGCATTCAGCCCGACATGGATCGTCCGAGGCAGGCCCTAGAAGCGTTTCGGCTCGAAACTTTGACAATGGTAGGGTTTTTGCATAGAGAAGGTCAGCCGGTGCGAGCTTTGATTCGTGACCCAAATCGAGAAGTGCATCAGGTCAGTGTTGGTGACTACCTTGGGCAGAATCATGGACGTATCAGCGCCATTACGCAGAACGGCTTGCGCGTGGTTGAAATAGTTTCCAATGGCCGTGGCGGCTGGTTAGAACGCCCCCAGTCCATTGACGCCTCCGGGCAATAA
- a CDS encoding type 4a pilus biogenesis protein PilO, with the protein MSKPNAFKQLQDFDFNNIEWDRMGVWPVPVKVLFCLIIIGGILTGGYFALIKPAQEGLQRIQAEETRLMRDYESKAFQVANLEAYQIQLTEMRQTFESVLRQLPNDTEIPDLLVDINRTAESSGLQVGQLSIGTPTNRELFTEQPLRLEATGGYHEIGTFVSGISALPRIVTLHNYSLQPTGAESSTETRLRLSIDVKTYQYRDAAGGRN; encoded by the coding sequence ATGAGTAAACCTAATGCATTTAAACAGCTGCAGGACTTCGACTTTAACAATATCGAATGGGATCGTATGGGCGTCTGGCCTGTGCCGGTTAAGGTGTTGTTTTGCCTGATCATCATTGGCGGTATTTTGACGGGTGGCTATTTTGCTCTAATCAAGCCAGCTCAAGAGGGCTTGCAGCGCATTCAGGCGGAAGAAACTCGCTTGATGCGTGACTATGAAAGCAAGGCTTTCCAGGTTGCTAACTTAGAAGCTTATCAGATTCAGCTGACGGAAATGCGCCAGACCTTTGAATCGGTGCTGCGCCAATTACCGAACGATACGGAAATTCCCGACCTACTGGTCGATATTAACCGCACCGCGGAATCCAGCGGTTTGCAGGTCGGACAGCTGAGTATTGGAACGCCGACCAATCGCGAGCTGTTCACCGAGCAGCCGCTACGCTTGGAGGCAACGGGCGGTTATCATGAAATAGGTACTTTCGTGTCCGGCATATCAGCGTTACCCCGCATTGTTACCTTACATAATTATTCGTTGCAGCCCACGGGTGCAGAGTCCTCGACCGAAACTCGCTTGCGCCTGAGTATTGATGTGAAAACCTATCAGTACCGTGATGCGGCAGGGGGTAGAAACTAA
- a CDS encoding PilN domain-containing protein, which translates to MITVNLLPWREQARNQRKAEFIRVMLGVAVLSGVIIFAMDQYFRAETANQRARNDFIRAELRVMDEKIREINTLRSERTALLERMQVIQQLQGDRPIIVHVFDEMARVTPETVHYTAVTNTGGQIQITGVAEATGAISQLMRNFETSDWFTNPILGSVVSEPSGGATRHRFQLRVTQTTPSAGAGS; encoded by the coding sequence ATGATTACTGTTAACCTGCTGCCGTGGCGCGAGCAAGCCCGCAATCAGCGTAAGGCGGAGTTTATTCGTGTTATGTTGGGTGTGGCAGTGCTGTCGGGCGTCATCATCTTTGCGATGGATCAGTACTTTCGAGCGGAAACAGCGAATCAGCGTGCACGCAACGACTTCATTCGTGCCGAACTTCGCGTTATGGACGAAAAAATCCGTGAAATCAACACGCTGCGTTCTGAGCGTACGGCGCTATTGGAGCGTATGCAGGTCATTCAGCAATTGCAGGGTGACCGACCCATTATCGTTCATGTGTTTGATGAAATGGCTCGGGTCACGCCCGAGACGGTGCATTACACCGCCGTGACCAATACAGGTGGGCAGATTCAAATAACGGGCGTGGCTGAAGCTACGGGTGCAATCTCGCAATTAATGCGTAATTTCGAGACTTCTGACTGGTTCACGAACCCGATTCTGGGATCGGTGGTCAGCGAGCCCTCTGGTGGCGCTACACGTCATCGTTTTCAGTTGCGCGTGACTCAGACCACGCCGTCTGCGGGGGCTGGATCATGA
- a CDS encoding pilus assembly protein PilM encodes MVGLTKKKSKTMLGVDISSTSVKILELSRSGKQFRVEGYAVEPLPENAVVEKHINDVEAVGNTVQRALQKLRTRVKGAACAVSGSSVITKVIEMNSGLTEDDMEEQIRAEADQYIPFPMDEVALDFDIIGPSPKHDTQVEVQLAASKKEIVEDRQLSLEAAGLTAEVIDVEIYAMLRSFELLRSQLSTDSASGELTVAIMDIGHTMTTLTVVSGESIIYTREQVFGGKQLTDEITRRYGVTVQEAGLAKKQGGLPDDYQREVLEPFRDATVQQVSRSLQFFFAGTEYNDVDYIMLAGGSSAVPGLAKAIQDKLGTPTLVANPFANMSLASKVNAVNLSNDAPSLLVACGLALRSFA; translated from the coding sequence GTGGTCGGCCTTACCAAAAAAAAATCGAAAACCATGCTCGGTGTCGACATCAGCTCGACGTCTGTCAAGATTCTTGAGTTGAGTCGTTCCGGAAAACAGTTCAGGGTCGAAGGCTACGCCGTCGAACCGCTGCCGGAAAACGCCGTAGTGGAAAAGCATATTAATGACGTAGAAGCAGTGGGCAACACCGTCCAGCGTGCTTTACAGAAATTACGCACTCGAGTGAAGGGCGCCGCCTGTGCGGTATCGGGTTCATCGGTGATCACCAAGGTCATCGAAATGAACTCAGGCCTGACGGAAGATGATATGGAGGAGCAGATTCGCGCTGAAGCGGATCAGTACATTCCTTTCCCGATGGACGAGGTTGCGCTTGATTTCGATATCATTGGCCCCTCGCCGAAGCACGATACTCAGGTTGAAGTGCAGCTCGCGGCAAGTAAAAAAGAGATTGTCGAGGATCGTCAGTTGTCGCTGGAAGCGGCCGGCCTGACAGCGGAAGTCATTGACGTTGAAATCTATGCCATGCTGCGCTCGTTCGAATTGCTGCGGAGTCAGCTCAGCACGGATTCTGCTTCCGGAGAGCTCACCGTGGCAATCATGGATATCGGCCATACCATGACCACACTAACCGTGGTCAGTGGTGAGAGCATCATATACACCCGCGAGCAGGTGTTCGGTGGCAAGCAGCTGACCGACGAAATCACCCGGCGTTATGGTGTTACCGTCCAAGAAGCGGGATTGGCGAAAAAACAGGGCGGCTTGCCTGACGACTACCAGCGGGAAGTGCTGGAACCGTTTCGCGATGCCACCGTTCAGCAGGTTTCACGCTCCCTGCAGTTCTTCTTCGCGGGCACCGAGTATAATGATGTGGATTATATCATGCTGGCAGGTGGGTCGTCGGCGGTGCCGGGTTTGGCGAAAGCCATCCAAGACAAGTTGGGCACGCCAACGCTGGTAGCTAATCCCTTTGCCAATATGAGTCTGGCCAGTAAAGTGAATGCTGTGAATCTCAGCAATGATGCGCCATCCTTACTGGTTGCCTGTGGTTTGGCCTTGAGGAGTTTTGCATGA
- a CDS encoding PBP1A family penicillin-binding protein gives MKWLKNTWHTLLWLGLTAVFGFIMVCAAIYIYLAPPIPPVEVLKDVKLQTPLRIYSADNQLLAEIGEQRRTPIQFDEIPELYVKALLAIEDHRFETHPGVDPLRFGSAVLDFVTTGDLGAGGSTLTQQVARSFFLNRDKTFTRKFTEIILAFRMEQVLTKAEIFELYSNQMYLGHRAYGAQAAAQVYYGRDLSELTLPQLATIAGLHQLPSAANPLSFPQRSLARRNVVLSRMHSLGFITREAYEDARSAPITAQRSTNRMAISAPYVAEMARQEMVALFGDDVINEGYKVYTTVRADYQQWAHDAVVDGLLDYSQRHGYIGPEGQHELPEDHALVDTDLYQSIVNRYGFFGGLEPALIIDVHDDGALAWGRYNGYIEIPLERLAWARERRTIDTFGPRIEHPSDVVAVGDVVRLKREGESDWRFTQIPRAQSAFVVLDPNDGAIVSLVGGFDYFLSSYNRVTQAARQPGSNFKPFVYAAALDRGYSASTLINDAPFVVEDSTLEGLWRPRNSGDRYLGYIPMREGLYRSINVASVRLLNDIGVGYAANYVSRFGLNPSSIQRNLGMVLGNSTHTPLEIARGYSVFANGGYLVNPYLIDRVEDANGNIVYESPRVRVCAECEPGTPGVAERVISPQTHFIMTHMMRDTIQRGTATAARSLNRSDIGGKTGTTNNAVDAWFSGFSPHLTGVSWMGFDNSTTLGFNEFGGRAALPVWMNFMSKALADKPVAVWPQPQGIVQARIDPTTGRLAPPGSSNAVFEIFQADRVPTEASQPSSPNMPGLFGGGAPANGSDSNNDGLDQLF, from the coding sequence ATGAAGTGGCTGAAAAACACGTGGCACACACTCCTTTGGCTGGGCTTAACAGCCGTTTTCGGCTTTATTATGGTCTGTGCGGCAATTTACATTTATCTTGCACCTCCCATTCCACCGGTTGAAGTCCTCAAAGACGTCAAACTGCAAACACCACTAAGAATTTACAGTGCCGACAATCAACTGCTGGCTGAAATTGGCGAACAGCGCCGCACGCCCATCCAGTTTGATGAGATTCCAGAGCTCTACGTGAAAGCCTTGCTGGCCATAGAAGATCACCGATTTGAAACACACCCCGGGGTTGATCCACTGCGGTTCGGCAGTGCGGTACTCGATTTCGTGACTACCGGTGACTTAGGGGCCGGCGGCAGTACATTGACGCAGCAGGTAGCGCGCAGTTTCTTCCTGAATCGCGACAAAACCTTCACCCGTAAGTTCACCGAAATCATTCTCGCCTTTCGCATGGAGCAAGTGCTCACCAAGGCAGAAATTTTCGAGCTGTATTCTAATCAGATGTATCTGGGCCATCGTGCTTACGGCGCACAGGCTGCCGCGCAGGTCTACTACGGTCGAGACCTGAGCGAATTGACCCTGCCGCAGCTGGCCACCATCGCAGGTCTGCATCAGTTACCATCGGCGGCCAATCCCCTGTCCTTTCCGCAGCGCTCCTTGGCGCGGCGCAATGTGGTGTTGAGCCGCATGCATAGCCTGGGTTTCATTACCCGCGAGGCTTATGAAGACGCTCGCTCGGCGCCCATCACAGCACAACGCAGCACCAATCGCATGGCGATCAGCGCGCCCTACGTTGCCGAAATGGCGCGCCAGGAAATGGTTGCGTTATTCGGCGACGACGTGATCAATGAAGGCTATAAAGTGTACACCACGGTGCGCGCTGATTATCAGCAATGGGCCCACGATGCGGTCGTCGATGGTCTGCTCGATTACTCACAACGTCATGGCTATATTGGGCCGGAAGGCCAGCACGAACTGCCCGAAGATCACGCTCTCGTAGATACGGATCTCTATCAATCCATCGTGAACCGGTATGGTTTCTTCGGCGGCCTAGAGCCCGCATTGATCATTGATGTACATGACGACGGCGCGTTAGCTTGGGGCCGCTACAATGGCTACATTGAAATCCCACTGGAGCGCTTGGCGTGGGCTCGTGAACGCCGCACGATTGATACGTTCGGGCCACGCATCGAGCACCCAAGTGACGTCGTTGCGGTCGGTGACGTGGTGCGCCTCAAACGCGAAGGCGAGTCTGACTGGCGATTTACGCAGATTCCCCGCGCGCAAAGCGCTTTTGTGGTGCTCGATCCCAATGATGGCGCCATCGTGTCACTGGTCGGTGGTTTCGACTACTTCCTGAGCAGCTACAATCGTGTCACTCAAGCGGCTCGGCAGCCGGGATCGAACTTCAAACCCTTTGTCTACGCTGCCGCTTTGGATCGCGGCTACTCTGCGTCGACACTGATCAATGACGCCCCCTTTGTGGTGGAAGACTCCACACTGGAAGGTCTCTGGCGTCCGCGTAACTCGGGTGACCGCTACCTTGGCTACATTCCCATGCGCGAAGGCCTCTATCGCTCCATCAACGTCGCCAGCGTGCGTTTGCTGAACGACATTGGCGTCGGTTATGCCGCCAATTATGTGTCTCGCTTTGGCCTGAACCCAAGCAGCATTCAACGCAACCTTGGTATGGTGCTCGGCAACTCCACGCACACCCCCCTGGAAATTGCGCGAGGCTACAGCGTCTTTGCCAATGGCGGTTACCTGGTTAATCCTTACTTGATTGACCGCGTAGAGGACGCCAACGGCAACATCGTGTACGAATCACCCCGCGTGCGCGTATGCGCCGAATGCGAGCCCGGCACCCCAGGCGTGGCGGAGCGCGTGATCTCGCCGCAAACGCATTTCATCATGACACACATGATGCGCGACACCATTCAACGGGGAACGGCTACCGCCGCGCGCTCGTTGAACCGTTCAGACATTGGTGGCAAAACAGGCACCACTAACAACGCGGTAGACGCGTGGTTCTCTGGCTTTAGCCCGCACTTAACCGGTGTGAGCTGGATGGGCTTCGACAACTCGACAACGCTGGGCTTCAATGAATTTGGTGGTCGTGCCGCCTTGCCGGTTTGGATGAACTTTATGAGCAAGGCACTGGCCGACAAACCCGTAGCCGTCTGGCCGCAACCGCAAGGCATTGTCCAAGCCCGCATCGACCCCACCACGGGCCGCCTAGCCCCGCCAGGGAGCAGCAACGCGGTATTCGAGATTTTTCAAGCGGATCGAGTACCCACAGAAGCCAGCCAACCGAGCTCACCAAACATGCCCGGATTGTTCGGCGGCGGTGCGCCCGCCAATGGCTCTGACAGCAACAACGATGGCCTTGATCAGTTATTCTAG